The following DNA comes from Quercus robur chromosome 1, dhQueRobu3.1, whole genome shotgun sequence.
TTAAGAGTTGTTCTATATTGCTTCCAAATTTCTTAGAGTTCAACTCAATAATACCAACCTTGTCCAGAAAAAAAGAGGTTACTAATAGAATATTGGAGAAGTCCAGTGTCTGAAAACCAGTCAACTAAGAAATTTTAACATGATGGTTTCTTCTCATTTAGTCATATTATGAGTTTTACTGTGTAAACACCTAGATTATGAGACTTATGGCTTAACCCTGGGCTCAACAGAGGGCAGAAGCTCTAGACAGATCTCACCCTATAAATCATTGCTTCCCTGCTTAATGACTGATATTTACCATAACCTTACATGTTCTAacgtatttttgttattgtttcaGGTTGAAAGTATAGTTTTAAGTATAATATCAATGCTTTCCGGTCCTAATGACGAATCACCTGCAAATGTTGAAGCTGCTGTAAGTGATTGTTGGCTATTGATTTTTCTTGTTCTATTTATAAGTAAAGAACTATGATGTGCAACATGTGAATATGCAAATGCTTCAAGTTAACATAATTGTAATAGTAAATTATGTGGACAGATTATAGGCAAGGTTGCAGACtgcttaatatttttgttagataAATCCTTTTCGATTAATAATGTCGGTAGCCCTGTGATAGATTGCTTTAGTCAGCAAACAGCTTGACCAAATGAAGAACATGCTAAGGCTCATCATACATGAGGCAGATAATGGATTTGCAGGAAGTCCACGGCCAAGGGAAATTTAATCTAGTTAGTTACAAGCATCTATGGAGGGACTAATTTCTCTTTAGTAGATCTTATACAATGTAGGATGGATATCATTTAATGAATAAGAAGAATGAAAATGGTTTGATTTCTTGATTTTAGTTATTCAGACGGTGCGCTCGTGTAGGTGGTGTAAAACTGATCAAAGAAATCTCGTGCTTGGTAGAGATTCTTGAAGAGAGTTGGTTGTGGACTACTTCTGACTTTGCAAATTAAATGTTATATTCCAGACACCGGAGATCTAAGTGAGTTTGTGTAATGCAAGAGACTGAAACTTGTACTGATGGTCATTCAGAGAAGTACAGGCTTCAATGATGGAGATTATTTAGTTAATGAAGGAGAATAGTGTTTACTGATTTCTTGATTTCAGTTATCTTGATGATGTAAGAAAAGCTTTAAAAGTTCTCAAGACAAGAAGTTCTATGTAATCAGGTGGTAGAATTATCAAAGAATATCATACTTTAGTACAAGATCCTGAATGGAGTGCTCAAGTGGGGGGTTATTTCCTTGATGCTGAGGAGTGTCTAAATGTTGGTATGTACTGATTGTGGGGTATACAAGTAATCAAGCGAAAATAGTAATtacaaattttgatatataagaTGTTCTCATGATTGCATCTAGGGTTCAAATGTGCCAAGCCAAGCTTTGCCTTGCTCTCATGCTTCATTTGTTAAAGATCATACAAGCTTGAGCTCAAATCAAGTTTATTTTAAGCTTGAGAACCTGAGCTTGAGGCATCATAAGCTTGTTGAGTTCATGAAGAGCTTGATGAGCCCATATTTTCTAAAGTTAATAAATTATAGCCACTCAAGTACCAAAAGCCACGAAAATAACAAGCCCACGGGCTAGAGAGGGTTAGGGACTCACCGTGGTTGCAAAGTCTATGTCAAAgttgaaaattgaagaaattatttataatcaaggttttaacaacaaaaaatatgtataaccTAAAGAATCTTGAGCTTCTTGTTTagttaaataaacaaatatgcCTGAGCTTTTACAAAGTCAAGATCCTAGTTGCTCATTAATGGCTTGGTTCATTTGTTCTTGTGTTTTCATAAGTTGAAGCCAGATCTTTTCATGTATTTTGGTTGGATTTTCTGCTTTGATCCTCTTTTGAGTCCTTAAAACTAATTGACCATTTGGCATATTGttgtaattctttttcttttttcacaaaattgatATTTACTGTGATTTTGAAGTTTGTGGTTATTATGATTATGTAAGTTGCGGCTTCCTCTATTGTCATTTTTCCTCCTCAATTGTTCTTTTCAACTCCCCCATCTATTATTAGAACATCATTTTCCAATATACAtggatttatttataaatatagcCACATATTGTTTGGTACCACAAAGTGAATTTCATAATTTGCATCTCTTATTACAGAAGGAATGGAGAGATAGGAGAGACGAGTTCAAGAAAAAAGTCAGCAGATGTGTGAGAAAATCACAAGAAATGTTATGATCCAGCAGGCCACCAATGCTTCTTCTCTGCTTGTGGGTGCCAGAGGGGTCTTAAACTATGTTGGGGGGGACTGGTTCACCAGGAAATGTGTTCGTCCTTGTACCATGCCATCGAAGTTCTCGCGCCCGTTTATTTAGTTCTTTTGTTTTATCTAAGAATGGACGAATTGTATGACTTGGAACATTTATGTAATTCAAAAATGCTTTGGTTAGTGTTTGATGACAAGCATTCTTGTTCGATACTTAATGTCATCTGCTTGAGTAACTTTGGGATTTTTACTAGGTGTGGACTTCGGTCCAGACCATATTTGGAatggttttttgtttggttgtgtatGTTTGTCAACATGGCAAAGTCTGTAGACAAACCAGCAAAACTGAGAGGAACCCCTCCCtattatttggattttggaatgCGCCTGTTCTCTACTGCTGCTCTTCTTTCCCAATCTGTTAACTGTGAGAACACAAACAGTGTGTGAGTATACAAACAGTGCATGGTTGGAAGTATAATACGAATGTGGGAATATTAAAACGTTTCTATTGATGCCATTCCTAATTTTAAAGACATGAGTGAAATCAGTTGTATGTAAAGAAGAACGACTGGTGTTAAaaaatccacccaaaaaaaaaaaaaaaaatactggcTGTTGTTAAAATAAAAGTCTATTGGTGATCGCATCGGGGTTTCTTTGAAGTTCGAACATCATTTGCAAACTGCACATTGAGTTGAATCAGACTGAGGAGTATGGATCTTGTAGTACAAAACTGAAGCGGCAGAAATTTGAATATGTTGTGAGAGGGAGGAGGTGAATCAGTAAGAGAGGCGGAGGGCTTCTGCAACTCCATTGATTTCAATCTGTGGTTTGGCTGACCATGAGAAAATGAAGAGGGGAAGGTCTGCAATCTGAGAAATTGAGATTGAGAGAATAGGAATTGTCAAATAGttagattataaaaattaaaaagaaaaagaataatctCAGTAACTTAGTCTGAGGTTTTGGTTAATATTAATTAGGTTcaagacatttcaaaattaaccaatttggtctctaaacCCAACTTGGTCCTTAAATGTCGTTAAGCTCATTAGTCATTCTAatccctctcttctctctctcctctctcctctcatCTCCACTTATCTCACTCTCCCTAACCCTAAACTTTGATCCCCCAAAACCTCATGGCTATTGCTAGCAAGCCACAATCATTGTgagcaactctctctctctctctctctctcaaccatgGAAGAGCTCCATGAAGCCCATCTCACCACTGATGGCGATGAGCTCAACGACATCACCACAACCACTGGCTGTTGCTTTCTTTACCCTATATCTCTATTATcctattctttatttttctcatttattttctcTTGTTGTTTTTGGCCGAAACCCTCTTTTGTATATAGTTTTTGGTTTGGATAATTTAGGGATTGGGTTTTTGGTTGGCTATAGGGATTTAGTGATTTTGAATTGAGTTTGTAAGATGGTGTACAGTGTActatgagttttttattttattttattttttaattttgaggaGCTTGGCTATTAGGGTTTGAAAAAGGGGATTTTAGGGTTGATTTCAAATGGGTTTGGATGTACCGCTCGTATAAATGTTATTTATGCCATGTGTATATGAATTTGTGTATGTATGTCTAAATTAGTTAGTGTGTGTAAGATTTGTTTGTGGTGGTGGGCTTTTTAACAACGGTGGTGAGGTGGTGGTTTTGCTGATTTAGTATGAGTTTGGTATATACacggagagagaagagagaattaaagcaaggagagagagagagagagagagagacgaaaTGTGTTAGAATGACTAATAGACCTAACGGTGTTTAGAGACCAAGttggttagttttgaaatgTTTTAGACTTGGTTGTCATTAACTCAAACTTTAGGGTAAGTTACCAAAatttatccaaaagaaaatagtgatgatgTGTAAATTTAGGAGGTCTTCAAACCAAATTGAACCCTAATATATGGTCAAAAGACAAAGTAGAATTTATtgcaaaatcataaacaaaCTAATTGATTGATCTTTAATTGATTTCCCACCAACTATAAAGATTGAACTCTATACTCCATTGACATGGTTTCAAAAACCGGTACggtcaaaaaattgtttttgctcTTGGTTCTTAGTTTTGGTCGATTTTAGAGGTTTTTATCAAACCGAATTGGTGCCCGATTCCTATTGAATCGGTACAATTAGCCGGTCtagtttggtttttaaaactatactTCACTTTTGAATTGCCTATAGTCTTTCCGAATTTCCAATCACAAATCTAATTtcactaataaatttattttgcgTACTCCACCCATTTTCAACACCAGATAATCAAAACAATTGATACTCTATTCCAAAAGAAAGGTGAAATGTCACTTATTCTTATCATTTTGGGGGTTGAATGTTATTTCTTTAAAATCAGGAACagtaaatataattaatttcactATACTCAaagtgtcaatttaattttttcgaATAAATTGGAGTTTTGATgactttatattaataaaagttaatgAATAGTAGCCATTTGTCCCCCTAAACGTGTGCGCAAcagtagaggaaaaaaaaaaaagaaaaaaaaaagaaaaaagaagaagaaacttaaATTCAAAACGCAACAGCCGGATCTAAACACATACTATGTAACGTGATTCTAATCtattcataaattttatcaataaaagaaatttcacttttcatattttattcaaatcattttaaaatgaaaaataaaatccatcTTTATTTTCAAATGGTGCACGATAAATGATTGATTGATTAGGGTAACAGAATTACCTGAAACCAGCAATAATAATAGTCATCACCTAATGAAGCTCTCAAGCCATCCACAAACTTTATGGCTGGGTTCCTGGGAAAAAATGGCACGCTCAAGTTGACCACAGCTTTCACTCGGTCTGGCCTGAACCAGCAAAGTGCCAGGCCATCGTAGCTCCCAAGTCATGACCCACCAAGAAGACCTGGTCGATACCCAAATGGTCAAGCAGGCAAATAAGGTCACCAACAATGTGGAACGAGGTGTAGGAGGAGAAAGAGGGCGGGGCATCAGTGTCGCCATATCCGCGGAGGTCGGGGCGATGCAGCGGTAGCCATGGGAGGACAGGAAGAGAAGCTGGTGGCGCCATGAGCATCAGAACTCAGGAAAGCCGTGGAGAAAGAGTATGACTGGGCCTGTCCCTATTGACGCTACGTGCATGTTTATGCCATTTGTGGCTACTGTTGTGTGCTCTATCTTCTCCATCTTTTGATTTCTGAGTACTCAGTGTGTCTTTGTTATTCTTCTTGCTCTTGGTTTCATGGTCAGGGTCTGCTGTATAATAAAAAGTGTGGGGCCTGTGGGCCTTACTTTGATTTCGAAGGTGATGTGATGTTTGAAACATTTGTATATAGTTGCTCACTCGAGCTCCGGATCCCCTCCATGGGCACAAGCCACAAGGGAAAATCCCTATCGAACCGGCCCCTCTTTTCCTGGCGGCTTGGGTGTGCAAAGTCCCTTGCCATCCACTCTAGTCATATGTGATGTCAAGTGAGTAGATTCGGATCCTCTCAATTTACctttgaaatggagagtgtCCATTTTACAGACAAGATCTTTTTGAAAACTATCAAGGGTCAAAAACATGTCACGTCAATTAAAATGTAAACGCACACTTAACTGTAGTTAAACACTTAAACTAGAGGGCTCTTTAACTCAACCGGACAAATTCtactgaaaaaaagaaaagaaaagagagagagagagagagagagagagagagagagagagagagagagagagagagagagagagagagagagagagagagagagagagagagctctttTAGGAGGGAAAAGTGAACCAAATGTGTACGTTCAAAGCTTCAAAGAACACGTTCAAAGGTTCAGAGAACAAGTTCAGAGCACATCTCTGTTTCTATCTTGCCAAAACAGAGGTATATCCGTAAAACTTGTTTATGGTTATCTTATTTGATGTTTGAtcatttttatgcatttatattgtTGTCTTAGTGAGTTTATATTATTGTTTCGGTGGCTGGATGTAAGTTAGAGTctatctgaatttttattttttattttttgagataaagattGAATCTTTATAATGGATAGATGATTCTTGGAGTCCATctcatttttctgcatttatattgtTGTCTTGGTGaatttatattgttgttttgaTGGCTGGATGCAAGTTAGAGTctatttgaacttttatttttaattttttgatataaaGATTGAATCTTTATAATGGCTAGATGATTCTTGGAGTCCGTctcatttttctgcatttatattgtTGTCTTGGTGAgtttatattgttgttttgaTGGCTGGATGCAAGTTAGAGTctatttgaacttttatttttaattttttgagataaagattGAATCTTTATAATGGCTGGATGATTCTTGGggtatcttttttatttttttgagataaagattGAATCTTTATTAGTATATGGCATATTTGATTGCCTGGTCTATCCACACCTATGGTCTCTGTTCTGCCTGGTCTATTTCCCATTTGATTGCTGACATTCAAGACTTGGCTATGTCTTTTGTTTCTTGCAATTTTAGTTGGATTAGTAGATGCCGTAACTCTACTGCTCATTCAGTAGCCAAATTTTCCCTTGCTTCCAATGACTCTTTCATTTTTACTTTGGCTACTCTTTCATTTTTactttgtctcttttttttttacatcatctctgttttgaaaacaaatgaTAGGTGaaagttataataaatttatgatCAATTTTTTCTAGGGATAATGATGGGAATACATAATCCTTCTAATGTGCCCATGGAATCTACCCCATTTAAAGGGATGGAATTTGAAGCAGATGGGATTGCATATgatttttataatgaatatggCAGAAAGGCTGGTTTTAGTATTAGAAAAGAGtatgtaaataaatgtaaaaagacTGGAGTGGTTACTTCAAGGAGATTTGTGTGTGCAAATGAGGGAGTTTGAGGCAAAGACAAGAGAGATCAGAATATAAAGAATCCACGAACAGAAACAAGATGTGGTTATGAAGCACGTTTGGTTATTGTACTTAATTGAGATAGTAAAAAATATGTGGCGAATGAATTTATTGCTGAGCATAACCACTATCTCCACCTCCCATCAACTATACACATGATGCCATCACAATGGAAAGTGGCTGCAACTCATGCTATTGAAATTGATTTGGCACATGAATCGGGATTAAGATTAAAGCAATCTTATGAGTTTCTTAGTAAGCAAGTTGGTGGATATGATAATCTTGGTTTTACCAAGCAAGAtcataaaaactatttttgcattAAGCGACAGAGAGACATGGAGCATGGGGAAGCTGTTAGCTTGGGAAGATATTTCAGTCGTCAACTTAAGGAAAATTCTTCATATTATTTCGCTACTCAATTGGACTGTGAAGAGTTGATTACTAATATCTTTTGAGCCGATGCAAGAATGATCATTGACCATAGCCACTTCGGTGATGTAATAACGTTTGATACAACGTATAGTACAAATAGAGATGCAAGACCACTTAGAGTATTTTTGGGTCTCAATCACCATAGAGAAACTGTTGTATTTGGAGGTGCACTTTTATATGATGAAACGATTGAATATTTTGTATGGTTATTTAAGACCTTAGAAGTAATGTCTGAAAAGAAACCAATCATTATTTTCACATATCAAGATGCAGCAATGTCAGCTACAATAAAAGTAGTCATGCCTAAGACATATCATGCACTGTGTAGTTGGCATATGTGGTAGAATGCTGAGAGACACTTAGGTCATTTACTCAAAAATGAGTCTCAATTTAACGATGATTTCTTAGCATGTATCTATGAGTATGATGGTGAAGATGAGTTTCTTACAGCTTGGAATGAAATACTGGATAAGTACGATTTTCGTGAAAATAAATGGCTAATTGGTCCAtttaaattgaaggaaaaatggGCCCAAGCATATGTTAAGAGAACTTTCACTGCAGAAATGAAGACAACCCAACTTAGTGATAGTTTCAATGTTGACTTGAAGGATTGCTTGCGTATTGATCTCAATATAGTAGAGTTTTTCACTCATTTTGAAAGAGTTGAAAATCAAAAACGGGATAAGGAGTTAGAAGCAGAATACAACTCTAGACATAAATTTCCAAGATTGAGGCTCAAAGGTTCTCCTATGCTTAACCAAGTAATAACAGTGTACACGCCTAcgttgtttgatttatttcagaCAAAAGTTGAAGAGGTAATGACACTTTCCATCCTAGAACGCAATGTGAGTCAAACACATAGTTATGTGGTTGGAGTTTTCAATCAAGATGGAAAATATGAAGTCATGTGGAATCCATTAGATGAGACTCTATCTTGTAGTTGCAGAAAGTTTGAGTCATTTGGTATTTTATGTAGGCATGGTTTGAAAGTTCTTGATGTATTGGATATCAAGTTGATTCTTAATAAATATATCATGAAGAGGTGGAGAAGAGATGCAAAAGATGGAAGCAGAAAAAATTGCACAACACATAACATTAAGCCAGATACTCAACTGGAATATGTAGATCGGTAACGagatttatgtccaaaatatattcaattggTGAATGAGGCACGTGAAACTAAAGAAGACCATAATATTCTAAGCTTAGCAATtgcaaatttgaaaaaaaaaactttgtgacCTTAGGAATTGCAAAGCTAATGTAGAAGAAGACATCATTAGGCCTTCCACCAATTTTGCAAACAAAGAAGATCAATTATGTGCTTCGATTACGATTGTACCAAAAGAGATAAAGAAAATGGAGATTTATCGTAATAAAAAGCATAGGACGAAATCATGGATAGAAAAGATGTCGAAACCAAAGGAAGGCACATTAAagaagcaaacaaagaaaagaaaagtgcaCGAGGTAATCTTCTAAATTATCCTTATTTTCaccattctattttatttttacacattaaTGTAGTATACTATTATTGTGGCTAAACAAGTACAATTTTTACAGGAAATATATGCACATGACATCACGGCACAAAAGAAAACTGAGGATATCTCTTTCGGAAATATTACTAGTTTTACACAACTTTTAATGGTAAAGAtatttacaattatatattttactttgatattaataatagtttaaatgcatgatttgataattttaatgCTAAGATTGTGATATGTGTAATGTGTAATTGGTTTTTTTGTAGTCGGCTTCTATAAGTTATACATCACATCAGGGAGGCTCATCAACAAGTGTTGCATTAACATCACATTTTAAGAGTATATTAAGTGTTGTAGGCTCCAATGACAAAATTAATGGTGCATGAGGTCTCTTGACTCAAGGAAGTGTTGCAAGTGGAGGTCCCTTGATTCAAGAAAGTGTTACAAGTGGATGGAATGAGATGGTTCATAAAGTCAAGCTATTTTTCTAGTTTAGGATCATATTTTATAATCTATGACACATGTTAAGATTAAGTGCTcttgttttgtaattttcctAGTTTAGGACTGGAGTTTTGATGGTCCAAAACTTAGTCACATTTGGTCACATTCAAATGttcagattttttattatttggaaaGAATACTTAACTTGCATGTCTGATGTATCTCTGCATGGTGTTAATTTCTACATAATTATTTGTTGTTGcagaaattgttttgtttttctacaTAATTACTGTTTCTGCAGAATAGGTCCGGTATTGCACATTTTGTAGCAGattgtcttgttttgttttaaaggTTTTGGATGTATTGTTTGTGTTTCTGCAGAAGTTGTTGTTTTCTACATAATTGTTATGCTATTAGGAGTGGATCAGTTTCCCTCTTTGCTATAGATAGTGTTCAGTTTTTGTCTAGGCAGGAGttgttgtttttatatataagtgtTGCtgtttggggaaaaaaattatataaataagcCAAGCTTGGAGCTGTATGCATGTTAATTGGTGtgacaatttttcttttgtttccaCTCTCACTAAGgaattttgagtttaaaatttaGTGTATGTTTCTAAGGCAAGTACCCAATGTCATCAGTGAATATAATGTATTTTGCAATAAAGCAATCTAGTTGCCATTGcactatttaaattttgaatttgtgaatcaaatttgaaatccaAACGATGTTGCTTTTATGGATTTAACATGTGCAAAGCAGTTTAAGGCCAAAATGCAAATCACTTGGTTTTTGGTTAAATGCACATTCATGTGAACTCTGTGTACTTGCATTGCAAATTGGTAAGGGAGCCAGTTAATCACTTTCTTTTACATTGCTCAGCTAATCTATGTACTTGGGTTGCACCCCTATGAGTTACTTGGCattacaatcaaaattcaatCCAACAGAGTAAACAATAAGAgtatttaatacaaaaaatgaacaaatattattaatatgTACACTTTGATCACATAACAAGTAGGGCTGTAATTGGTTCGGTTCGGTCGGTTTTTTTTATTCGGCCAACCGAAACTgaaattttcggtttttaaaaGTCTCAACCAAAACCGACCGAAATAGTTGAAAAACCGTCGATTtcggtttcggtcggtt
Coding sequences within:
- the LOC126701438 gene encoding protein FAR-RED ELONGATED HYPOCOTYL 3-like — protein: MMPSQWKVAATHAIEIDLAHESGLRLKQSYEFLSKQVGGYDNLGFTKQDHKNYFCIKRQRDMEHGEANAERHLGHLLKNESQFNDDFLACIYEYDGEDEFLTAWNEILDKYDFRENKWLIGPFKLKEKWAQAYVKRTFTAEMKTTQLSDSFNVDLKDCLRIDLNIVEFFTHFERVENQKRDKELEAEYNSRHKFPRLRLKGSPMLNQVITVYTPTLFDLFQTKVEEVMTLSILERNVSQTHSYVVGVFNQDGKYEVMWNPLDETLSCSCRKFESFGILCRHGLKVLDVLDIKLILNKYIMKRWRRDAKDGSRKNCTTHNIKPDTQLEYVDR